The segment GGAAAAAGGGGACGGATCGCCTCCTCCCCCTCCTCGAACACCCGTCCCCGTCCTCGGTCCGGATCGACTACGGAAGCGGGATCGAAACGGCGATCCTCCGGATGGAAGGGCTGCTCCCGGCGCGAACGCCGATCGGAAAGAGAGCGCTGGCGATCATGCTGCTGTGCGGCGACGACTCCCTCGCTCCGTGGCTGTCGGAGAACGTCTCCGCCCACAGGATCAAGGAGATGAACGACGTGAGGAACCGGCTCATCGAGGAGTCGGGGGAGGAGATCGTCTCCCGTGTGAACCGGGCGCGCCTGTCCTGGATCGATCCGCTGCTCATCGATCTCGGTGTCGAGGCGTCGCCGGCCCCTTCCTCGAGAAACGTCGCGCAGGCGTTCGGCCGGTACTCCATGGACCCCGTGTACGGGATTCCCATCCTGCTGGGCGTCCTGGCCCTCGCCTACGGCTTTGTCGGCGTGTTCGGCGCGGGATACCTCGTCGACCTCCTGCAGAAGTCGTTCTTCGAAGGTTGGGTCGTCCCGTCCCTCACGGCGATCCTCGACCGGTTCGTCCCCTGGGCGCTCCTGCGGGATTTTCTGGTAGGGCCGTACGGGATGATCTCCATGGGGCTATCGTATGCCGTCGCGATCGTCCTCCCGATCGTCGGCACCTTTTTCCTCGGGTTCGGGATCCTGGAGGACTCCGGGTACCTGCCCAGGCTCGCGGTGATGGTGGATCGCCTCTTCAAGAAGATCGGCTGCAACGGCAAGGCGGTGCTTCCGATGATCCTCGGTCTGGGGTGCGACACGATGGCGACCTTGACCACCCGGATCCTCGAGACGCGCAAGGAGCGGGTGATCGTCACGCTGCTTCTGGCGCTGGGGGTCCCGTGCTCGGCGCAGCTGGGGGTGATCCTCGGAATGCTGTCGGACGTCGGTCCGGTCGCTACGATCACCTGGGTCGGCCTGATGGTGACGATCATCCTCGCCGTGGGGTACCTCGCGTCGAAAGTCATCCCCGGGGAGTCGTCGGACTTCATCCTCGAGATTCCGCCCATCCGCTGGCCCCAGGTGGGGAACCTCGCCATAAAGACGATGGCGCGGATCGAATGGTACTTGGGGGAGGCGGTTCCCCTTTTCCTCGTCGGCACCCTCGTCCTTTTCATCGGGGACCGGCTGGGTTGGCTGCTGCGGATCCAGGCCGCGGCGAAACCGGTGATCGTCCGTCTGCTCGACCTGCCGCCGGAGACGACCGAGGCGTTCCTGATCGGCTTCCTTCGCCGGGACTACGGGGCGGCGGGACTGTACCGGATGGCGAAGGGGGGAATGCTCACCCACCTCCAGGTGGTGGTGAGCCTGGTCACCATGACGCTTTTCATACCGTGCCTTGCGAACCTCCTCGTGATCGTCAAGGAGCACGGCGCGAAGGTCGCGATCGGGATGTCCCTGTTCATCTTCCCCTTCGCCGTGCTGGTCGGCGCCGCGGTCAACTTCTTCGCGCGCTGGGCGGGGATCACGTTTTGAGCCGGGAGGAGAACAGGGTGAAGATCCGGTGCCCGCTGTGCCAGCGGGAGATCGATCCGACGGACCGCGCCTGCCGCTCCGGGTGCCCCATGTCAAAAGGATGCACGCTTGTCTGTTGCCCGGGATGCGGATACTCTTTTCCCATGCCCGAGTCGAAGGTGGTGAACTTCGTGAAGGGCCTCTTCTCGAAAGGAAGCCGGAAATGACCGAGCACGGCCAGGACGAGATCCTCGAGCTTCTCTGGACGCTTCGGGAAGAGCGGAAAGCGAGCCGTTCGGAGGTGCTGCGCTCCGCGGCGGAGCCGGGCCCCGAGCGCCTGCTCGAGGAACTGGTCGAGGGCGGTATGGTCGACGCCTCGGGGGAAGAGATCCTCCTCACGAAGAGCGGAGAGGACCGCGCCCGCGGGATCATCCGGCGTCACCGCCTCGCGGAGGTGCTTCTGCAGAACCTGTTCGATCTGGACGACACGCAGATGGAAAACAGCGCCTGCCAGTTCGAGCATATCCTCTCCGAGCCGGTGGTCGAGAGCGTGTGCACCTTTCTCGGGCATCCCCCCGCATGCCCCCACGGCCGCCCGATCCCGAGAGGGGAGTGCTGCGATCGGATCAGGACGGAGATCCGCCCCCTCGTCATGCGCCTGACCGAGGCGTCCCTCGGGGCCACCGTACGGATCGTGTTCATCACCCCGCGTTCGAGGAAGCGCCTGGAGAAGCTCTCCGCCCTCGGGATCGTCCCGGGAAGCCGGGTCCGCCTCCTGCAGCGGAACCCCTCCTTCGTGCTCGAGATCGGCCAGACGACGGTCGCCGTCGACCAGGACATCACGGATGAGATCTACGTCAAGCCGACGTAGCGCCGTCGCGCTTCTCCTCTGCGGAACGCTGCTCTGGCGGTCGGCGCCGACGATCGCCGCCGCGGAGGCCGTGGCGTCGACGGAACCCGCCCTCCTTCTGAAATACGCCGCACCGGATCTGCCCGATCTTTCGGCGCGCCAGGTTCTCGACCCGATCCCCGCGATCGTCGCGAAGGAGCTCCGGATCCGGTGGCTCCCCGTCCCGCTGGAACCTACAGGGAAAGATCCGGCCCCCGGGGAGATCCCGGTTCCCGACGACGCGGCCCTGCGACGGATCGCCGGCATGGTGTCCCGCGCCTCCGAACAGATGGAAAAGGTCGAGAGCGCGGCCGCGGAACGTATTCTCGAGGAAGCCGAGAAGGAGTGCCGGTCGTACCGGTTCACGGAGGCGACGCGCCCGTTCCTCGCGGAGATCTTTCTCCGGCGGGGGATCCTCCGTCTCTGGGAGGGGAAGGCGTCCGACGCCGAGGCGCTCCTTTCCCGGGTGCGGGCGTTGCGTCCCGGCTTCACCCCGGACCCGGCCCTGTTTCCCCCCCAGGTGCTGTCCGTGTGGGAAGCGATCGGGCATCGCCCCGTCCCCGAAGCGGAACTCCTGGTCGAGTCGCTACCCTCCGGCGCGGAGATCTTCGTCGACGGAGAGCGTCGGGGAGTCACCCCGGCCCGCGTTCGAACGAAAAAGATCGCGCCGGTCCGGATCCGCGTCTCCCACCCCGGATACAGGGATGCCGAAACGACCGGTCAATGGCTTCCGGGGGACACGGAGAGTTTGCGCTTCTCCCTTCCCGGCGATCGGGTGGCTCGCCTCGGCGAACTTCT is part of the Deltaproteobacteria bacterium genome and harbors:
- the feoB gene encoding ferrous iron transport protein B, which produces MNEARSSPESLGAVILVGNPNVGKSVVFGALTGRYVNVSNYPGTTVEITRGEARDRGTTLEVIDTPGVYSLLPMSEDERVTRDILMREPGARVLQVCDAKNMRRSLMITAQLAEMGIPLVLAVNMTDEARERGVMPRLETLEERLGVPAVSTVAVRKKGTDRLLPLLEHPSPSSVRIDYGSGIETAILRMEGLLPARTPIGKRALAIMLLCGDDSLAPWLSENVSAHRIKEMNDVRNRLIEESGEEIVSRVNRARLSWIDPLLIDLGVEASPAPSSRNVAQAFGRYSMDPVYGIPILLGVLALAYGFVGVFGAGYLVDLLQKSFFEGWVVPSLTAILDRFVPWALLRDFLVGPYGMISMGLSYAVAIVLPIVGTFFLGFGILEDSGYLPRLAVMVDRLFKKIGCNGKAVLPMILGLGCDTMATLTTRILETRKERVIVTLLLALGVPCSAQLGVILGMLSDVGPVATITWVGLMVTIILAVGYLASKVIPGESSDFILEIPPIRWPQVGNLAIKTMARIEWYLGEAVPLFLVGTLVLFIGDRLGWLLRIQAAAKPVIVRLLDLPPETTEAFLIGFLRRDYGAAGLYRMAKGGMLTHLQVVVSLVTMTLFIPCLANLLVIVKEHGAKVAIGMSLFIFPFAVLVGAAVNFFARWAGITF
- a CDS encoding PEGA domain-containing protein, translated to MRSTSSRRSAVALLLCGTLLWRSAPTIAAAEAVASTEPALLLKYAAPDLPDLSARQVLDPIPAIVAKELRIRWLPVPLEPTGKDPAPGEIPVPDDAALRRIAGMVSRASEQMEKVESAAAERILEEAEKECRSYRFTEATRPFLAEIFLRRGILRLWEGKASDAEALLSRVRALRPGFTPDPALFPPQVLSVWEAIGHRPVPEAELLVESLPSGAEIFVDGERRGVTPARVRTKKIAPVRIRVSHPGYRDAETTGQWLPGDTESLRFSLPGDRVARLGELLAGAAQGKGGGAGPLVEELSAAAGTSRVAILMLEKEASGERLRARLYAGRPSGQDPALLGEKSFPEGKRGAELSGKWTADTLAADGWPRVERPERPWYNSPWFWGALLTVGVAAALGAGGGGGSSGGSSGGTVAVNF
- a CDS encoding metal-dependent transcriptional regulator yields the protein MTEHGQDEILELLWTLREERKASRSEVLRSAAEPGPERLLEELVEGGMVDASGEEILLTKSGEDRARGIIRRHRLAEVLLQNLFDLDDTQMENSACQFEHILSEPVVESVCTFLGHPPACPHGRPIPRGECCDRIRTEIRPLVMRLTEASLGATVRIVFITPRSRKRLEKLSALGIVPGSRVRLLQRNPSFVLEIGQTTVAVDQDITDEIYVKPT